The Flavobacterium piscisymbiosum genome includes a region encoding these proteins:
- a CDS encoding DUF4407 domain-containing protein, with the protein MLKQFFILCSGADRDLLEGCSEGEQTKYVGIGATVFFTAVMAFLASAYALFTVFDSIYPAIAFGFVWSLLIFNLDRFIVSTIKKRDRFFDEFLQATPRIMLAVIIAIVISKPLEIKIFEKEINTVLLKEKNEMELANKKQVGNYFKSDLDKNKAEIAALKTDIVNKEKEVNALYSTYITEAEGTTGTKKLGKGPVYKEKREKHDAALKEFETLKATNEAKIADKEKTGKQLQADLDKKVSQTQPIIEGFDGLMARINALDKLPWLPSFFIMLLFLAIETSPIIAKLLAPKGEFDFKQEEAETAMKATLTQNKYQRDLLVKTSAQMHDKVYADIAEDKSLYDLQRKNATELLELQSHSFVEKQKATL; encoded by the coding sequence ATGTTAAAACAATTTTTTATCCTGTGTTCAGGAGCTGATCGTGACCTGCTCGAAGGTTGCTCAGAAGGCGAACAAACCAAATATGTTGGTATTGGCGCCACCGTTTTCTTTACCGCCGTTATGGCTTTTTTAGCCAGTGCTTATGCGCTTTTTACTGTTTTCGACTCTATTTATCCGGCGATAGCTTTTGGGTTTGTCTGGAGTTTACTGATTTTTAATCTGGACCGATTTATTGTTTCTACGATTAAAAAAAGAGATCGTTTTTTTGATGAATTTCTACAAGCAACACCCAGAATAATGTTGGCGGTTATTATTGCTATCGTAATTTCGAAACCTTTGGAGATTAAAATTTTCGAAAAAGAAATTAATACTGTTTTATTGAAAGAAAAAAACGAAATGGAATTGGCCAACAAAAAACAAGTTGGTAATTATTTCAAATCAGATTTAGATAAAAATAAGGCTGAGATTGCGGCTTTAAAAACAGATATTGTGAATAAAGAGAAAGAAGTAAATGCACTTTATTCTACTTATATCACAGAGGCTGAAGGAACTACCGGAACTAAAAAACTCGGGAAAGGTCCAGTTTATAAAGAGAAGAGAGAAAAACACGATGCGGCATTAAAAGAATTTGAAACCCTAAAAGCGACAAATGAAGCTAAAATTGCCGACAAAGAAAAAACAGGCAAACAATTGCAAGCTGATTTAGATAAAAAAGTATCGCAAACACAGCCCATCATTGAAGGTTTTGACGGACTAATGGCGCGTATTAATGCCTTGGATAAATTGCCATGGCTGCCGTCATTCTTTATTATGCTGTTATTTTTGGCGATCGAAACCTCTCCAATTATTGCAAAGCTTTTAGCTCCAAAAGGCGAATTCGATTTCAAGCAAGAAGAAGCCGAAACTGCCATGAAAGCAACTTTGACACAAAACAAATATCAACGTGATTTATTGGTAAAAACCAGCGCCCAAATGCATGATAAAGTTTATGCTGATATCGCCGAAGATAAAAGCCTGTACGATTTACAGCGTAAAAATGCAACGGAGTTATTAGAACTGCAATCACATAGTTTTGTAGAAAAACAGAAAGCAACTTTGTAA
- a CDS encoding PH domain-containing protein, whose product MKEQFKKFLNEEQDPKAIEKITSKLHDLLMKGEEIGYIAVQKKPAITVFPDSIVLTNKRIIICQPKNLGLSMDFTDYTWDNVAGAFVKENILGSEFSFNTNTDLSISIDYIPKIQARKIYTYAKEQLDLIKNPIVAETQIVETAQVIEEEDDLEDEVEEVEEVETEEVTNYAEIMPATTPSYTETYEPIQPAQPATGDRKLSDLSKEELFDKLQNYKKLLDNGLIMQGEYDAYKKEILSYM is encoded by the coding sequence ATGAAAGAACAATTTAAAAAATTTCTGAACGAAGAACAAGATCCAAAAGCGATTGAAAAAATCACTTCAAAACTCCATGATTTATTGATGAAAGGTGAAGAAATTGGATATATTGCCGTTCAAAAAAAACCGGCAATTACTGTTTTTCCTGATAGTATTGTATTAACAAACAAACGAATCATTATTTGTCAGCCTAAAAATTTAGGTCTTTCAATGGATTTTACAGATTATACTTGGGATAATGTTGCGGGTGCTTTTGTAAAAGAAAACATTTTAGGTTCAGAATTTTCATTTAATACCAATACTGATTTATCAATTTCGATTGATTACATTCCGAAAATTCAGGCGAGAAAAATTTACACTTACGCTAAAGAACAATTAGATCTAATAAAAAATCCTATTGTTGCCGAAACGCAAATCGTAGAAACTGCACAAGTTATTGAGGAAGAAGATGATCTTGAAGATGAAGTCGAAGAAGTTGAAGAAGTTGAAACAGAAGAAGTAACCAATTATGCTGAAATCATGCCGGCTACTACTCCATCTTATACAGAAACTTATGAGCCAATTCAGCCCGCACAACCTGCAACAGGAGATCGTAAATTAAGTGATTTATCTAAAGAAGAACTTTTTGATAAATTACAGAATTATAAAAAATTACTTGATAACGGTTTAATCATGCAAGGTGAATATGATGCTTACAAAAAAGAAATATTGAGCTATATGTAA
- a CDS encoding MmcQ/YjbR family DNA-binding protein, translating into MNLETYYEYCLSKKGVSEHFPFDEDTLVFKVGGKMFALSSLSQWEKNEPSVNLKCDPERAQELRAEYDEIKPGFHMSKVHWNTIALNGNLSNNLVKELIDHSYELVFKSLTKKIQNEIIELEN; encoded by the coding sequence ATGAATCTGGAAACGTATTACGAATATTGTCTTTCGAAAAAAGGTGTCAGCGAACATTTTCCTTTTGATGAAGATACTTTAGTGTTTAAAGTGGGCGGAAAAATGTTTGCTTTATCCTCACTTTCTCAGTGGGAGAAAAACGAACCTTCGGTAAATTTAAAATGTGATCCTGAACGTGCACAGGAACTGAGAGCAGAATATGACGAGATAAAACCAGGTTTCCATATGAGCAAAGTACACTGGAATACGATTGCTTTAAACGGAAATTTATCCAACAATTTGGTCAAAGAATTAATCGATCATTCGTATGAATTGGTTTTCAAAAGTTTGACAAAGAAAATTCAGAATGAAATTATTGAATTAGAAAATTAG
- a CDS encoding DUF4260 domain-containing protein — MKTIIKLEEAALFILGIFLFNRLNFEWWWFLVLILAPDLSMLGYLFGNKSGAFFYNIFHHKGIALLIYALGYYLGIETIQLAGIILFSHSAMDRIFGYGLKYEKGFKYTHLGEIGK, encoded by the coding sequence ATGAAAACAATAATCAAACTCGAAGAAGCGGCTTTATTTATCCTCGGAATCTTTTTATTCAACCGTTTAAATTTTGAATGGTGGTGGTTTTTAGTATTGATTTTAGCTCCGGATTTATCTATGTTGGGTTATCTTTTTGGCAACAAAAGCGGTGCGTTTTTTTACAACATATTCCATCATAAAGGAATTGCGCTTTTAATTTATGCTTTAGGATATTATTTAGGTATTGAAACGATTCAGTTAGCCGGAATTATTTTATTTTCACATTCTGCAATGGATCGGATTTTTGGTTACGGGTTAAAATATGAAAAGGGTTTTAAATACACGCATTTAGGTGAAATTGGTAAATAA
- a CDS encoding GNAT family N-acetyltransferase has translation MITVSTDKTKLDVPFIQNFLKDIYWAAGRTIEEVQTTIDASVCFGIYLNDKQIGFARVITDYVVFGYVMDVFISEEHRGKGYSSILIENMMNEPILKNIQIWRLATTDAHFLYRKFGFTELKHPEKMMEKKL, from the coding sequence ATGATTACCGTTTCAACAGATAAAACTAAACTTGACGTTCCGTTCATACAAAATTTTCTCAAAGATATTTACTGGGCTGCAGGTCGAACGATCGAAGAAGTGCAGACAACAATTGATGCTTCGGTTTGTTTTGGAATTTATCTGAACGATAAACAAATTGGTTTTGCGAGAGTCATTACAGATTACGTCGTTTTTGGTTATGTAATGGATGTGTTTATTAGTGAAGAACATCGTGGAAAAGGATATTCGTCTATTTTAATCGAAAATATGATGAACGAACCCATTCTTAAAAACATTCAAATTTGGAGATTAGCGACAACCGATGCACACTTTTTATATCGTAAATTTGGTTTTACAGAATTGAAACATCCTGAAAAAATGATGGAAAAAAAACTATGA
- a CDS encoding cyclase family protein translates to MLAKINNFEIDLSKPIDISIPLTNTDENPIAWYIEKPVIEPVVFGDWIGKVSEGKSSTNFNNIFFNPHGHGTHTECLGHITNDFYSINQTLKQFFFFAKLITVEPEKVGDDLVITKDHISTSLNGTNASTPLSKTEAIIIRTLPNKKEKKSRKYSNTNPPYLSEEAAVFIRESEIQHLLIDLPSVDKEHDEGKLLAHKAFWNVKDTLNLNTDARLNATITEMIYVPDEIEDGNYILNLQIASFENDASPSKPLLFKILECRF, encoded by the coding sequence ATGTTAGCAAAAATCAACAACTTCGAAATAGACTTATCAAAACCCATTGATATCTCGATTCCGTTAACGAATACAGACGAAAATCCGATTGCGTGGTATATTGAAAAACCGGTTATCGAACCTGTAGTTTTTGGAGATTGGATTGGGAAAGTTTCTGAAGGAAAATCATCGACGAATTTCAACAATATTTTCTTCAATCCGCATGGGCACGGAACGCATACGGAATGTTTAGGACATATTACGAATGATTTTTACAGTATTAATCAAACGTTGAAACAGTTTTTCTTTTTTGCCAAGCTGATAACGGTTGAGCCTGAAAAAGTTGGAGATGATTTGGTGATTACGAAAGATCACATTTCGACTTCGCTGAATGGGACAAATGCTTCGACTCCGCTCAGCAAGACAGAAGCTATTATTATCAGAACACTTCCAAACAAAAAAGAAAAAAAGTCACGAAAATACTCGAATACCAATCCGCCTTATTTGTCTGAGGAAGCAGCGGTTTTCATCCGCGAAAGCGAAATTCAGCATTTACTGATCGATCTGCCAAGTGTTGACAAAGAGCATGACGAAGGAAAATTATTGGCACACAAAGCATTTTGGAATGTAAAAGATACTTTAAACCTAAATACTGATGCCAGATTGAATGCAACAATCACTGAAATGATTTACGTTCCGGACGAAATTGAAGATGGAAATTACATCCTAAATCTTCAAATCGCTTCGTTTGAAAATGACGCAAGTCCGAGCAAACCTTTATTATTTAAAATTTTAGAATGTAGATTTTAG
- a CDS encoding GxxExxY protein encodes MSENELSRIVFDCALKVHQTLGPGLLESAYEECLFYELKKSGLAIEKQKPLPLIYEEIKLDIGYRLDIIIENKLILEIKSVDALNEIHFAQLLTYLKLTNCKLGLLINFNVALIKNGIRRIVNNL; translated from the coding sequence ATGTCAGAAAATGAATTATCACGAATTGTTTTTGATTGCGCCTTAAAAGTTCATCAAACTTTAGGTCCTGGACTTTTAGAAAGTGCTTATGAAGAATGCCTTTTTTACGAATTAAAAAAATCCGGTTTAGCAATTGAAAAGCAAAAACCGCTCCCTTTAATTTACGAAGAAATAAAATTAGATATTGGTTATAGATTAGATATTATAATTGAAAATAAATTAATTTTGGAAATAAAATCGGTTGACGCTTTAAATGAAATCCATTTCGCTCAACTATTAACTTATTTAAAATTAACAAATTGCAAATTAGGCTTATTAATAAATTTTAATGTAGCTCTAATAAAAAACGGCATTAGAAGAATTGTAAACAATCTTTAA
- the hemW gene encoding radical SAM family heme chaperone HemW: MSGIYIHIPFCKQACHYCDFHFSTSMKKKDDMVLALAKEIVMRKNEFSTEIVETIYFGGGTPSVLSNNEINFLIAEVYKNYKVVENPEITLEANPDDLSTERIFELSKSQINRLSIGIQSFYEEDLQLMNRAHNSAEAINCLTEATKYFDNISLDLIYGIPGLTDEMWKKNIETALSFGIPHISSYALTVEPKTALRKLIDTGKIAEPQDEVASNHFMILVETLQKNGFIHYELSNFGKEGYFSKNNSAYWLGKKYIGIGPSAHSYDGEKRGWNIANNSLYLKSIQNDELPLETETLTISDRYNEYIMTGLRTIWGVSLERIETEFGLEYLDYLKKQSQKFLNDDLLSIENNILKPTAKGKFLTDGIASDLFYLNLE; encoded by the coding sequence ATGAGCGGTATCTACATTCATATTCCTTTTTGCAAGCAGGCTTGCCATTATTGCGACTTTCATTTTTCGACTTCGATGAAAAAGAAAGACGATATGGTTTTGGCTTTAGCCAAAGAAATTGTCATGCGTAAAAATGAGTTTTCAACTGAAATTGTAGAAACTATATATTTTGGCGGTGGAACTCCTTCGGTATTATCAAATAACGAAATAAACTTTTTAATTGCTGAAGTTTATAAAAATTATAAAGTGGTTGAAAATCCTGAAATAACGCTCGAAGCAAATCCGGATGATTTGTCTACAGAACGAATTTTCGAATTATCCAAAAGCCAAATTAATCGTTTAAGCATAGGGATTCAGTCTTTTTATGAAGAAGATTTGCAGCTGATGAATCGAGCTCATAATTCGGCGGAAGCCATAAATTGCTTGACAGAAGCGACCAAATACTTTGATAATATTTCACTCGATTTAATTTACGGAATTCCAGGATTAACAGATGAAATGTGGAAGAAAAATATTGAAACGGCATTGTCCTTTGGTATTCCTCATATTTCGAGTTATGCTTTGACCGTTGAACCCAAAACAGCTTTAAGAAAACTAATCGATACCGGAAAAATTGCTGAACCACAAGACGAAGTCGCTTCAAATCACTTTATGATTTTGGTGGAAACGCTTCAAAAAAATGGTTTCATTCATTATGAATTATCGAATTTTGGGAAAGAAGGTTATTTCTCTAAAAACAATTCGGCGTATTGGTTGGGTAAAAAATATATCGGAATTGGTCCTTCAGCACATAGCTATGATGGCGAAAAAAGAGGCTGGAATATTGCCAATAATTCTCTTTACTTAAAATCAATTCAGAACGATGAACTTCCATTAGAAACTGAAACCCTTACTATTTCTGATCGTTATAATGAATATATTATGACAGGATTACGAACCATTTGGGGAGTTTCATTAGAACGAATTGAAACTGAATTTGGTTTGGAATATCTTGATTATCTCAAAAAACAAAGCCAGAAATTCTTAAACGACGATTTACTTTCGATAGAAAACAACATTCTAAAACCAACCGCAAAAGGAAAATTTTTAACGGATGGAATTGCCTCAGATTTATTTTATCTAAATTTGGAATGA
- a CDS encoding four helix bundle protein translates to MTFHDLFAYKKSFSLAMKIFDITKSFPKEEIYSLTDQMRRSSRSVPVTIAEAYRKRIYPKHFYSKLTDSDGENSETQVWLEFAFACKYISNDSYQELLAESTEIGKLINYMLLNPEKFGVKKE, encoded by the coding sequence ATGACATTCCACGATTTGTTCGCTTATAAAAAATCTTTTTCCTTAGCAATGAAAATATTTGATATTACAAAATCATTTCCTAAAGAAGAAATCTATTCACTAACGGATCAAATGAGGCGCTCTTCACGAAGTGTACCCGTAACTATTGCTGAAGCTTACCGAAAAAGAATCTATCCTAAACACTTTTATAGCAAGTTAACTGATTCTGATGGAGAAAATTCTGAAACACAAGTTTGGTTAGAATTTGCTTTTGCTTGTAAATACATTTCTAATGATTCATATCAAGAACTTCTAGCCGAAAGTACTGAAATAGGAAAACTAATTAATTACATGCTTTTAAATCCTGAAAAATTTGGAGTCAAAAAGGAGTAA
- the ruvC gene encoding crossover junction endodeoxyribonuclease RuvC, with translation MTKERIILGIDPGTTIMGFGLIKVINKKMEFLQLNELQLSKYDNHYQKLKIIFERTIELIETHHPDEIAIEAPFFGKNVQSMLKLGRAQGVAMAAGLSRDIPITEYEPKKIKMAITGNGNASKEQVAKMLQQLLGLKELPKNLDSTDGLAAAVCHFFNSGKIVAGKSYTGWDAFVKQNEDKVRK, from the coding sequence TTGACAAAAGAACGCATCATATTAGGCATCGACCCCGGAACGACGATTATGGGTTTTGGATTGATTAAGGTCATCAATAAAAAAATGGAGTTTTTGCAATTGAACGAATTGCAACTTTCCAAATACGACAATCATTACCAAAAACTAAAAATCATTTTTGAGCGTACCATCGAATTAATCGAAACACACCATCCTGACGAAATTGCTATTGAAGCTCCTTTCTTTGGTAAAAACGTACAATCGATGCTAAAATTGGGACGTGCTCAAGGCGTGGCAATGGCAGCAGGACTTTCGAGAGATATTCCTATTACCGAGTACGAACCTAAAAAAATAAAAATGGCCATTACCGGAAACGGAAATGCCAGTAAAGAGCAAGTAGCTAAAATGCTCCAACAACTTTTAGGCTTAAAAGAATTACCAAAAAATCTGGATTCAACAGATGGTTTGGCAGCTGCAGTTTGTCATTTCTTTAATTCAGGCAAAATAGTTGCCGGAAAAAGTTATACAGGCTGGGATGCTTTTGTAAAACAAAACGAAGATAAAGTTAGAAAATAG
- a CDS encoding lysylphosphatidylglycerol synthase domain-containing protein yields the protein MISIPHKAKQFLVLLIKLLIVGGAFYFIYNQLANNDKLDWQKFITLFRKNQSVLGIAFILLLSVLNRYFEILKWQNLAKVIHEISLGEATKQVLAALTAGIFTPNGVGEYAGKALFYPKSEAKNVIFLNLICNGIQMVLTVIFGLFGLMYFNAKYEVITTQTVAILFGGFVLLLIVLFSLKKIKIKGYSIEKLVHKINEIPKPIHRKNILLGVLRYLVFSHQYYFLFLAFDVDLPYFTLISTIAVVYFLASSLPTFQFLDFAVKGSVAIFFFEKLGVNEWIVVFISTLMWFLNVVLPVVIGAYYVLNFKTKPVE from the coding sequence ATGATTTCAATTCCTCACAAAGCTAAGCAATTCCTTGTTCTTCTGATCAAACTTTTGATTGTAGGTGGCGCATTTTACTTTATTTATAATCAGTTGGCGAACAATGACAAACTCGACTGGCAAAAGTTTATTACGCTGTTCCGTAAAAATCAATCGGTTTTAGGGATTGCGTTTATTTTGCTTTTGAGTGTTTTGAATCGTTATTTCGAGATTTTGAAATGGCAGAATCTTGCCAAAGTCATTCACGAAATTTCGTTAGGAGAAGCTACAAAACAAGTTCTGGCGGCACTAACGGCAGGAATTTTTACACCAAATGGAGTAGGAGAGTACGCAGGAAAAGCATTATTCTATCCGAAATCTGAAGCAAAAAATGTGATTTTCCTGAACTTGATTTGCAACGGAATCCAAATGGTTTTAACTGTTATTTTTGGGCTTTTTGGGTTGATGTATTTCAATGCAAAATATGAGGTCATTACAACTCAAACGGTTGCAATTTTGTTTGGAGGTTTTGTATTGCTTTTGATTGTTTTGTTTTCACTAAAGAAAATAAAAATCAAAGGATATTCGATCGAGAAATTAGTGCATAAGATCAATGAAATTCCAAAACCAATTCATCGTAAAAATATTCTTTTAGGCGTTTTGCGTTATTTGGTTTTCTCCCATCAATATTACTTTTTGTTTTTGGCTTTTGATGTCGATTTGCCTTATTTTACACTTATTTCTACCATTGCTGTCGTTTACTTTTTAGCTTCATCATTACCTACTTTTCAGTTTTTGGATTTTGCGGTAAAAGGAAGTGTTGCCATTTTTTTCTTCGAAAAATTGGGCGTAAACGAATGGATTGTAGTTTTTATAAGCACCTTGATGTGGTTTCTTAATGTAGTTTTGCCAGTTGTAATTGGAGCCTATTATGTGTTGAATTTTAAAACGAAACCTGTAGAATGA
- a CDS encoding glycosyltransferase family 2 protein encodes MILVLFSILSIYVITIAFLIYGFSKVKNYQKIDLKPQTSFTIIVPFRNEAENLPNLLSSFSKLNYPNDLFEVILVDDNSFEKFQILNSKFQVIIIDNIRTSNSPKKDAIATAMQHVKTNWVITTDADCLVPENWLLTFDNYIQQHDVSMLAGAVTYQCENSFLDHFQQLDLTSLQGATIGSFGLGKAFMCNGANFAYTKSLFGKLSGFDGNNKIASGDDVFLLQKAANLFPDKVHYLKAEEAIVTTKPTENWKSLFYQRVRWAAKTSSYQSNFGKILGIIVFFGNLGFVIVFLFCVFAIWPYPLFVLFAFSKFVIDYILLYKTNQFLSKSSIKSLVLSSLFYPFFSTTVALYSLFGTYEWKGRRFGK; translated from the coding sequence ATGATTTTGGTTTTATTTTCCATATTAAGTATTTATGTAATTACGATCGCATTCCTTATTTATGGTTTTAGCAAAGTAAAAAACTATCAAAAAATAGATCTAAAACCGCAAACGAGCTTTACAATTATAGTTCCGTTCAGGAATGAAGCAGAGAATTTACCGAATCTTTTATCGAGTTTTTCAAAACTTAATTACCCAAATGATTTGTTTGAAGTGATTTTGGTTGATGATAATTCTTTCGAAAAATTCCAAATTTTAAATTCCAAATTTCAAGTTATCATTATCGATAATATTCGTACTTCGAATTCGCCTAAAAAAGATGCTATTGCTACAGCAATGCAACATGTAAAAACCAATTGGGTCATTACTACAGATGCTGATTGTTTGGTGCCTGAAAATTGGCTTTTGACATTTGATAATTATATTCAGCAACATGATGTTTCAATGCTTGCGGGCGCGGTTACGTACCAATGTGAGAATTCGTTTCTGGATCATTTTCAGCAATTGGATCTAACAAGTTTGCAAGGCGCAACAATAGGAAGTTTTGGACTTGGCAAAGCTTTTATGTGCAATGGAGCCAATTTTGCTTACACGAAATCTTTGTTCGGAAAACTAAGCGGATTTGACGGAAATAATAAAATTGCCAGTGGCGATGATGTTTTTTTATTGCAAAAAGCAGCCAATTTATTTCCGGATAAAGTTCATTATCTAAAAGCAGAAGAAGCAATCGTAACTACAAAACCAACAGAAAACTGGAAATCTTTATTTTATCAAAGAGTGCGTTGGGCGGCGAAAACAAGTTCGTACCAAAGTAATTTCGGAAAAATTTTAGGAATCATTGTTTTCTTTGGAAATCTGGGTTTTGTAATTGTGTTTTTGTTTTGTGTTTTTGCGATTTGGCCTTATCCACTTTTTGTATTGTTCGCTTTTTCTAAGTTTGTAATCGACTATATTCTACTTTATAAAACGAATCAGTTCCTGAGTAAAAGCAGCATAAAAAGCTTAGTCTTGAGTAGTTTATTTTATCCTTTTTTTAGCACGACTGTAGCTTTGTATAGCTTGTTTGGAACTTATGAATGGAAGGGAAGAAGATTTGGGAAATAA
- a CDS encoding DUF456 domain-containing protein produces the protein MDLLLLLLGFICMIVGIFGSFLPVLPGLSSCWVGLLLLYMTKAVENNYWILGITLVITIIITVLDYVIPAKGTKKFGGSSYGIWGTNIGLIVGIFAPIPFGVIIGPFVGAFVGEIIYDSKNHKRALKAATGSLLGFLASSFINFMFCIIFLGIFLSVTWEYRNLLF, from the coding sequence ATGGATTTACTATTGTTGTTGCTAGGTTTTATATGCATGATCGTCGGTATTTTTGGTAGTTTCCTGCCTGTCTTGCCCGGTTTATCCAGTTGTTGGGTGGGGCTTTTATTGCTATACATGACAAAAGCAGTCGAGAATAATTATTGGATCCTCGGTATTACGCTTGTAATCACGATAATAATTACGGTGCTGGATTATGTCATTCCGGCAAAAGGAACCAAAAAATTTGGAGGAAGTTCATACGGAATTTGGGGAACTAATATTGGTTTAATCGTTGGGATTTTTGCTCCTATACCGTTTGGAGTTATTATTGGTCCTTTTGTGGGGGCTTTTGTTGGTGAAATAATTTATGATTCTAAAAATCACAAAAGGGCACTAAAAGCTGCAACGGGATCTTTACTTGGTTTTTTGGCTTCGAGTTTTATCAATTTTATGTTTTGTATTATTTTTCTAGGCATATTTTTGAGTGTAACATGGGAATATCGAAACCTTTTGTTTTAA
- a CDS encoding DUF937 domain-containing protein encodes MTPNLQIELRRFISSNVVSKLNKFYFENDALLIKGIDVSIGTVLMGLYNRAEESDFCQGVVSQIQEDSTFYQEVDFASGRILSVDDCYRLEGNDLLKEIFNNKKGRISEMISNEVGIKSETAREILNFSALLVASYLKNNLQLLDSLKLLLDDQKRDILNSIPPGIKIILGFSCYESVEEKNQSIGRSIFTLFGHNFFSF; translated from the coding sequence ATGACTCCAAACCTACAAATTGAACTTAGACGTTTTATTTCTTCTAATGTTGTTTCAAAGTTAAACAAGTTTTATTTTGAAAATGATGCACTTTTAATAAAGGGAATTGATGTTTCGATAGGTACAGTTTTAATGGGTTTGTACAATAGGGCCGAGGAATCGGATTTTTGTCAGGGAGTCGTCTCGCAAATACAGGAAGATTCAACCTTTTATCAGGAAGTCGATTTTGCATCAGGACGCATTTTATCAGTAGATGATTGTTATCGCTTAGAAGGAAACGATTTACTGAAAGAAATTTTCAACAATAAAAAAGGAAGAATTTCTGAAATGATTTCTAACGAAGTTGGTATCAAAAGCGAAACAGCCAGAGAGATTCTAAACTTTTCAGCCTTATTAGTTGCTTCATATCTTAAAAACAATCTTCAATTGTTAGACAGTCTAAAATTACTTCTGGACGATCAAAAAAGAGATATCTTAAACAGTATTCCTCCCGGAATCAAAATTATCCTTGGTTTCTCCTGTTACGAATCAGTCGAAGAAAAAAACCAATCCATCGGAAGATCTATTTTCACCCTTTTCGGACATAACTTTTTCAGTTTCTAG
- a CDS encoding pseudouridine synthase: MNNKEGNNKRGGSRPNSSRPNSNKPKPPMAKRAQGPKKVKPAVKAAEEEKAEKIKKQNQAPKRQKAADEIRLNKYISNSGVCSRRDADIYIQSGNVKVNGVPVTEMGYLVKLNDVINFDGAILTPEKKEYILLNKPKNFTTALDEGQEYRNVLELVRGSTTAKIAPIGRMDKNTTGLLLFTNDTDMIRKFTLPSQKSSKIYQVSLDKNLKFEDLEKISKGLVLDGHRVFVEEVSYIEKEAKSEVGLKLRSSNVKVVRAIFEHFEYDVLRIDRVSFAGLTKKNLPRGNWRFLTDQEIINLKNV, translated from the coding sequence ATGAACAATAAGGAAGGCAATAATAAAAGAGGTGGTTCTAGGCCAAATAGCTCTAGACCAAACTCTAACAAGCCAAAACCTCCTATGGCGAAGCGCGCCCAAGGGCCAAAAAAAGTGAAACCTGCTGTTAAGGCTGCCGAAGAAGAAAAGGCTGAAAAAATCAAAAAACAGAATCAGGCTCCAAAAAGACAAAAAGCTGCAGACGAAATTCGTTTGAACAAATACATCTCTAATTCTGGTGTTTGTTCGCGTCGTGATGCTGATATATACATTCAGTCCGGGAACGTAAAAGTAAATGGCGTACCGGTTACTGAAATGGGTTATTTAGTAAAATTGAATGATGTTATTAATTTTGATGGTGCTATTTTGACTCCTGAAAAGAAAGAATACATCTTGTTGAACAAACCTAAAAACTTTACAACTGCTCTTGACGAAGGTCAGGAATACCGTAACGTTCTGGAACTTGTTCGTGGTTCTACAACGGCAAAAATTGCTCCGATTGGCAGAATGGACAAAAACACAACGGGTTTATTGTTGTTTACTAATGATACAGATATGATTCGTAAATTTACTTTACCGAGTCAGAAATCATCTAAAATTTATCAGGTTTCTTTAGATAAAAACCTAAAATTCGAGGATTTAGAAAAAATAAGCAAAGGTTTGGTTCTTGACGGACACAGAGTGTTTGTTGAAGAAGTAAGTTATATCGAGAAAGAAGCAAAAAGCGAAGTGGGTCTTAAACTGCGTTCATCAAATGTAAAAGTAGTTCGCGCTATATTCGAACACTTTGAATATGATGTTTTACGTATAGATCGTGTATCGTTTGCTGGTTTGACCAAAAAGAATTTACCTAGAGGTAACTGGCGTTTTTTGACAGATCAAGAAATTATCAATTTGAAAAACGTTTAA